A segment of the Streptomyces sp. L2 genome:
GTTCGGCGCGGGAGGGTGCGGGACCGGTGCGGCGCGGGGCGGCGGCAGCCCGTCGGCCTCGCCGGTGGGCAAGGTCCTGGACGACACCGACGAGAGCGGGCGCCACCTGCGCGAGGTCGGCAAGGACGACGCACCCGAGGTCGGCATCGAGGTCGCCCCCGACCCGGCGGGCGGCTGGAAGGTGCGGCTGCGGCTGCGGCACTTCCGCCTCTCCCCGGCCGGTACCGCGGCCCGCCCGGCCGCCCACCGGGGCCTCGCGTACCTGTTCGTCGACGGCCACCGGGTCTCCCGGCTGCGCACCCCCGCCCACCACCTGAGCCTCCTGCCGCACGGCACCCACCACGTCACCGCCCGGCTCTACGCCGACGACGGCACGGTGTGGGCCGTCCACGGCAAGCCGGTCGAGAACACCGCCGACATCACCGCGTCCGGCGCGGAGACGGAACAGCCGGCGCCGTCCGCGTCGAAATGAGTGCCCGGGCCGTCCGGGCGCGTACCGAGGGGCGAGGTACACCGGTTCCCGGCGGAAAGGCATCATGAAGTCCGTGCCCCACGCGACATCCCTCCGCCGCGCGCCCGTCCAGCGGCGCAGCGCCGAACGGCTGACCAGGATCCTCGACGCCTGTGCCGGCCTCCTCGACGAGGTCGGCTACGACGCCCTGAGCACCCGGGCGGTGGCCCAGCGCGCCGGGGTGCCGATCGGCTCGGTCTACCGTTTCTTCGGCAACAAGCGGCAGATGGCCGACGCCCTCGCCCAGCGGAACCTGGAGCGCTACACCGAGGGCGTCACCGAGCGGCTGAGGGAGGCCCGGCAGGGCGACTGGCGGGCCGCCATGGACGCCGTGCTCGACGAGTACCTGGCGATGAAGCGCACCGCGCCCGGGTTCTCCCTCATCGACTTCGGCAACCAGATCCCGGTCGGCGCCCGCAAGAGCGAGCCCAACACCCGGGTCGCCGACCGCCTCACCGAGCTGCTCGCCGACTACCTGGGCCGCACCTCCGACCCCGATCTGCGCCGCGTCTTCCTGGTCGCCGTGGAGAGCGCGGACAGTCTGGTCCAGCTCGCCTTCCGGGTGGACCCGCAGGGGGACGCGGGGATCATCGACGAGACCCGCGAGCTGCTGCGGGCGTATCTGGGACGCGTCCTCGACTGAGCGAGCGCCGGCAGGCGGGCTGCGGCCGGCGGGCTGCGGCCGTGACGGGAGGGGCCGTGACGCGGGCGGCCGTGACGGGAGGGGTCGTGACGCGGGCGGCCGTGACGGGAGGGGTCGTGACGCCGGCGGCCGTGACGGCAGGGGCCGTCGGGTGGATCCGGCTCAGGGGGCTCCCCTCCATGCCTACCGGTCGGTATGCTCCCCTTCCGAGCCCGCCCGTGCCCGCGCGCGGCGCCGCCGAACCCTAGGGGAGGACCCGTGTCCCGCACCGCCCTGCGCATCTGCCCCCTCTGCGAGGCCACCTGCGGGCTGACCCTCACCGTCGAGGGCAGCCGCGTCACCGGGGCCCGCGGCGACCGCGAGGACGTCTTCAGCAAGGGGTTCATCTGCCCCAAGGGCGCTGCCTTCGGCGCCGTCGACTCCGACCCCGACCGGCTGCGCACCCCCCTCGTCCGCACGGACGGCGTCCTGCGCGAGGCCACTTGGGAGGAGGCCTTCGACGCGGTGGCCGCCGGTCTGCGCCCGGTCGTCGAGCGGTACGGCCCCGACTCCCTCGGGGTGGTCCTCGGCAACCCCAACGTGCACACCATGGCCGGCGCGCTCTACCCGCCCGTCCTGCTCGGCGCGCTGCGCACCCGCAGCCTGTTCACCGCCTCCACGGTCGACCAGATGCCCAAGCACGTCTCCAGCGGACTGCTCTTCGGCGACGCCAACGCCATCCCGGTGCCGGACCTCGACCACACCGGCCACCTCCTCCTCATCGGCGCCAACCCCCTGGAGTCCAACGGCAGTCTGTGCACCGCCCCCGACTTCCCCGGCAGACTGAAGGCGCTCAAGGCGCGCGGCGGCCGGCTCACCGTCATCGACCCGCGCCGCACCCGCACCGCCAGGCTCGCCGACCTGCACATCGCCGTCCGGCCCGGCGCCGACGCACTCCTCCTCGCCGCCATGGTCACCGTGCTGTTCGAGGAAGACCTCGTCGACCTCCGCGACCTCGCCCCGCACGTCCAGGGGGTCGGCCAAGTGCGGGACGCCCTGCGGGAGTTCACACCGGAAGCGGTCGCCGAACCGTGCGACGTCGACGCCGCCGCCATCCGCGCGCTCGCCCGCGACCTCGCCGCCGCCCCGGCCGCCGCCGTCTACGCCCGCATCGGCAGCTGCACCGTCCCGCACGGCACCCTCGCCAGCTGGCTGGTCGACGTCCTCAACATCCTCACCGGCAACCTCGACCGGCCCGGCGGCGCCCTCTTCCCGCAGGCCGCCACCGACAGGACGCCCCGCCCGGCCGGCCCCGGCCACGGCTTCGCCCTCGGCCGCTGGCACTCCCGGGTCCGGCGACTCCCCGAGGCCAAGGGCGAGTTGCCGCTGTCCGCGCTCGCCCAGGAGATCGACACCGCCACTGAGGACGGCGAGCCCGTCCGCGCGCTCGTCGTCGTCGCGGCCAACCCGGTGCTCTCCGCGCCCGACGGCGACCGGCTCGACAAGGCCCTGGAATCCCTCGACTTCATGGTCTCCGTCGACCCCTACCTGGGCGAGACCTCGCGCCACGCCGACGTCGTCCTGCCCCCGCCGCCGCCCTCGCAGAGCCCGCACCACGACTTCGCGTTCAACACCCTCGCCGTACGCAACCAGGTCCGCTACACCCGCCCCGCCGTCCCGCTGGAGCCCGGCAGGATGGCCGAGACGGAGATCCTCGCCCGGCTGATCCTGGCCGCCACTGGCATGCACGGCGCCGACCCCGCCGCCGTCGACACGACGGTCATCGACCAGACCCTCGCCCAGGCCGTCCAGCAACCCCACTCCCCGGTCCACGGCCGCGATCCCCGGGAACTCGCCGCGCTCCTCACCGGCGACACCGGCCCCGAGCGGCGCCTCGACCTGATGCTGCGCCTCGGCCCTTACGGCGACGGCTTCGGCGCCCGGCCCGACGGGCTGACCCTCGACCGGCTGCTCGCCCACCCGCACGGCATCGACCTCGGCCCGCTGCGCCCCCGCCTGCCCCAGCCGCTGAAGACGGTGAGCGGCCAGGTCGAGCTGCTGCCCGCGCCGATCGCCGCCGACCTGCCCCGGCTGCGCGCCGCCCTGGCCGAGCGCCCCGCCGGACTCGTCCTGGTCGGCCGCCGGCACCTGCGCTCCAACAACAGCTGGATGCACAACGTCCCCGCGCTGACCGGCGGCACCAACCGCTGCACCCTGCACATCCACCCGCGGGACGCCGAACGCCTCGGCATACGCGACGGCGCACCCGTGCGCGTCAAGGGCGCCGGGGGAGAGGTGACCGCGCCCGCCGAGGTCACCGACTTGGTCCGGCCCGGCGTGGTGAGCCTCCCGCACGGCTGGGGCCACGACCGCCCCGGCACCCGGCAGGGCCACGCCGCCACGGTCCCCGGCGTCAACGTCAACCAGCTCCTCGACGGCAGCCTGCTCGACCCGCTGTCGGGCAACGCGGTCCTCAACGGCGTGCCCGTCGCCGTCAGCGCGGCCCCCGAGGCCCCCGGGGCGGCCCCGGCGGTCCCGGCGGTCCCGGAGGCCCCCGTGGCCGAAAAGCTCAGCCCTGTGACCTGAGCAAAGCTGTGACCTGCAATTCTGCGCTTATTGTTCGCACGGCAACGTCTTGTTAACGCCGTTCTGACAGACCTAACGTCGTCGCACCGCCGGCCCTGGTGGCTGTCCACGGGCGAACGTTAGGTATCCACTCATGCTGACCATCCTCGGCTTCGCCATGATCGCGACCTTCCTGGTCCTGATCATGCTGAAGAAGATGTCGCCGATCGCGGCGCTCGTGCTGATCCCGGCGCTGTTCTGGGTCCTCGTCGGCAAGGGGGCCAAGCTCGGCGACTACGTCATCGACGGCGTCACCGGTCTCGCGCCCACCGCGGCGATGCTCATGTTCGCGATCGTCTACTTCGGGACGATGATCGACGTCGGCCTCTTCGATCCGGTCGTCCGGGGCATCCTGAGGTTCTGCAAGGCCGATCCGCTGCGCATCGTCGTCGGTACGGCCGTACTCGCCGCGATCGTCTCCCTCGACGGCGACGGCTCGACCACCTTCATGATCACGGTCTCGGCGATGTACCCGCTGTACAAGCGCCTGAAGATGTCGCTGGTCGTGATGACCGGCGTCGCGGCCATGGCCAACGGCGTGATGAACACGCTGCCTTGGGGCGGTCCGACCGCACGCGCCGCCACCGCGCTGAAGCTCGACGCGAGCGACATCTTCGTCCCGATGATCCCGGCCCTCGCGGTCGGTCTGCTGGGCGTCCTCGTCCTCGCGTACGTCCTTGGCCGCCGCGAACGCAAGCGGCTCGGCGTGCTGACGCTGGACGAGGTGCTGGTGGCGGAGCCGGAGACGGAAACGGAGCCGGAGGCGGTGCTGGTCGGCGCCGGCACGGGCAGCAAGGGCGAGGGTGAGATTGCGGGTGCCGGCAAGGCGGCCCGGACGCGCGGCGGTTCCGGCGCCGGCGCGGATCTGCCCGACCGTCCCGAGGAGAACTCCGCCTTCCAGGGCCTCGACCCCGACCGCCCCACCCTGCGCCCCAGGCTGTACTGGTTCAACGCGCTGCTGACCGTCGTCCTGCTCACCGCGATGATCATGGAGTGGCTGCCGATCCCGGTGCTGTTCCTGCTCGGCGCCGCGACCGCGCTGTCCGTCAACTTCCCGCACATGCCGGACCAGAAGGCCCGCATCGCCGCGCACGCCGAGAACGTTCTCAACGTCTCCGGCATGGTCTTCGCCGCCGCCGTCTTCACCGGTGTGCTCCAGGGCACCGGCATGGTCGACCACATGGCCACGTGGCTGGTGGACAACATCCCCAGCGGCATGGGGCCGCACATGGCCTTCGTCACCGGCGTGCTGAGCATCCCGCTCACGTACTTCATGTCCAACGACGGCTTCTACTTCGGCATCCTGCCGGTCCTGGCGGAGGCGGGTCAGGCGCACGGCGTCTCCTCGCTGGAGATCGCCCGCGCCTCCCTCGTCGGACAGCCGCTGCACATGTCCAGCCCGCTCGTCCCGGCCGTGTACGTCCTGGTCGGCATGGCCAAGGTCGAGTTCGGCGACCACACCCGGTTCGTCGTCAAGTGGGCCGTCCTCGTCTCGGCGCTGATCCTCGGCGCCGGACTCCTGTTCGCCATCATCTGACCGTTCCGGGAGGACACGACCATGGGGTCCGGTAGGCACCGCGGCTGGCTGCTCCGCCTCGTCATCGTCTTCGGATTCGCGCAGGGGGCGGTGTCGATGGCCCGGCCGGCCGTCTCCTACCGGGCTCTCGCGCTGGGCGCGGACGAACGCGCCGTGGGCGTCATCGCCGGCGTGTACGCCCTGCTCCCGCTCTTCGCCGCCGTACCGCTCGGCCGTCGCACCGACCACGGCAGGTGCGCGCCGCTGCTGCCCGCCGGGGTCGTGCTCATCTCGGGCGGCTGCGTGCTGAGCGGGCTCGCCGGCTCGCTGTGGGCGATGGCCCTGTGGAGCGGGGTGATGGGCCTCGGGCACCTCTGCTTCGTCATCGGAGCCCAGTCACTGGTGGCACGGCAGTCCGCGCCGCACGAACAGGACCGTGACTTCGGGCACTTCACCATCGGCGCCTCGCGCGGCCAGCTCGCCGGACCCCTCGCCGCGGGCTTAGTGATCGGCGGCCCGGACCTGGCCGGCAGCAGCGCCCTCGCCCTCGTCGTGGCGGGAGGGGGCGCGGCGCCGCGGTCACCTCGCTGTGGCGCGTCGAGGACCGTGAGAACCGTACGGCCCTCAACTCCCGCCCCCGGCACGGTGAACGGGTGCCGGTCGGCGGGATCCTGCGGGCCCGCGGTGTGCCCGCGGGCATGCTCATCAGCCTGTCCGTGCTGTCCGCCACCGACATCCTCACCGCCTACCTCCCCGTCGTCGGCGAGCACCGGGGCATCGCGCCGTCGCTGATCGGCCTGCTGCTCAGCCGGCGCGCCGGGGCCACGATCGCCTGC
Coding sequences within it:
- a CDS encoding citrate:proton symporter, translating into MLTILGFAMIATFLVLIMLKKMSPIAALVLIPALFWVLVGKGAKLGDYVIDGVTGLAPTAAMLMFAIVYFGTMIDVGLFDPVVRGILRFCKADPLRIVVGTAVLAAIVSLDGDGSTTFMITVSAMYPLYKRLKMSLVVMTGVAAMANGVMNTLPWGGPTARAATALKLDASDIFVPMIPALAVGLLGVLVLAYVLGRRERKRLGVLTLDEVLVAEPETETEPEAVLVGAGTGSKGEGEIAGAGKAARTRGGSGAGADLPDRPEENSAFQGLDPDRPTLRPRLYWFNALLTVVLLTAMIMEWLPIPVLFLLGAATALSVNFPHMPDQKARIAAHAENVLNVSGMVFAAAVFTGVLQGTGMVDHMATWLVDNIPSGMGPHMAFVTGVLSIPLTYFMSNDGFYFGILPVLAEAGQAHGVSSLEIARASLVGQPLHMSSPLVPAVYVLVGMAKVEFGDHTRFVVKWAVLVSALILGAGLLFAII
- a CDS encoding TetR/AcrR family transcriptional regulator — translated: MKSVPHATSLRRAPVQRRSAERLTRILDACAGLLDEVGYDALSTRAVAQRAGVPIGSVYRFFGNKRQMADALAQRNLERYTEGVTERLREARQGDWRAAMDAVLDEYLAMKRTAPGFSLIDFGNQIPVGARKSEPNTRVADRLTELLADYLGRTSDPDLRRVFLVAVESADSLVQLAFRVDPQGDAGIIDETRELLRAYLGRVLD
- a CDS encoding molybdopterin oxidoreductase family protein; translated protein: MSRTALRICPLCEATCGLTLTVEGSRVTGARGDREDVFSKGFICPKGAAFGAVDSDPDRLRTPLVRTDGVLREATWEEAFDAVAAGLRPVVERYGPDSLGVVLGNPNVHTMAGALYPPVLLGALRTRSLFTASTVDQMPKHVSSGLLFGDANAIPVPDLDHTGHLLLIGANPLESNGSLCTAPDFPGRLKALKARGGRLTVIDPRRTRTARLADLHIAVRPGADALLLAAMVTVLFEEDLVDLRDLAPHVQGVGQVRDALREFTPEAVAEPCDVDAAAIRALARDLAAAPAAAVYARIGSCTVPHGTLASWLVDVLNILTGNLDRPGGALFPQAATDRTPRPAGPGHGFALGRWHSRVRRLPEAKGELPLSALAQEIDTATEDGEPVRALVVVAANPVLSAPDGDRLDKALESLDFMVSVDPYLGETSRHADVVLPPPPPSQSPHHDFAFNTLAVRNQVRYTRPAVPLEPGRMAETEILARLILAATGMHGADPAAVDTTVIDQTLAQAVQQPHSPVHGRDPRELAALLTGDTGPERRLDLMLRLGPYGDGFGARPDGLTLDRLLAHPHGIDLGPLRPRLPQPLKTVSGQVELLPAPIAADLPRLRAALAERPAGLVLVGRRHLRSNNSWMHNVPALTGGTNRCTLHIHPRDAERLGIRDGAPVRVKGAGGEVTAPAEVTDLVRPGVVSLPHGWGHDRPGTRQGHAATVPGVNVNQLLDGSLLDPLSGNAVLNGVPVAVSAAPEAPGAAPAVPAVPEAPVAEKLSPVT